From Shewanella acanthi:
TTATTTGATGCGATTGATGGTTTCTTCCTGCTAATATATTAGCCTTAAAGCTTGTGCCGCCGATGGCTAAAATAAGCGCTGCAATCAAGGGTAGTGGATGAAATCGAGTGAGCCGGATCTCCAGCTAAAATCGCCGATCCAAAAGAACTATAACCGTGCTGTTTTTTATACGTACATCGGGGTAATTGTGATGTCGTTATTAACCGCATGGGTGTTTTTCGATCGTCAGAAGAACCAGCAGATGGATCAGCGTGAGGAGCAGGTCGAGCGTCACGTATTGCAGATTGACCTACTTCTCGAATCGAGCATTCGCGCGGTAAAAAGTTTACGGGATGTGGCGGTCGATCACCTGCGTTTGGGTGAGTTAGTGCGTAAGGATCGCTTACCCCAATACGGTAAATTTAACGCCAGCGGTCAATACTTTACCCTTGAGCCGAGCTACGCCCAAGGCGGTAAGCCCTTTACCAATATGGGGCGGATCACGGGTGCGGGTTCACTCGAAGGTCGCAGTGATAAATTCTATCAAGAACTTGAAATGCTATTTGAGCTGTCGCTGTCTTTCCCTGTGGCAAAGGAGGCGGCACCAAAGGCGTCGGCTATTTATTATCTTTCGCGCCAGCGAATGATGTCCTATTTCCCTTGGAGCGATAGCGATGAGCGTTTTAGGGACGAGTTACTGAATAAAAAACAATTCCAATACGCCACACCAGCAATGAATCCCCAGCGCAGCGTGTTTTGGAGTGAAGCCTATGTTGACTCCACCGGCAAGGGACTGTTGACCACACTCGGTGTGCCTGTATACCTTGGCGATGAGTTTATGGGCTCAATTAACCTCGATATGACCTTGGCCTCTTTGGCGAAGCAAATTCGGGTGTACTTTAAGATGCCAGGCACTGTGATTCTGCTCGATCAGCAGAACAACATTTTGTCCCATAGTGACTTTGATGGTTCGGACATAAACCGTGTCTACCATATCAGTCAGCGTATTCCTTCCGAGCTGCATTCACTGCCCGAATCTGAGCTCTTCGATGCCCACGAAGGCATTATCCGCAATGGTTACTACATTCACTCCGTTGCCCTGCATAACGCCCCTTGGCGCTTGTTGTACCTGCAGAACGAAGATGACCTGTTCCAAGACTCGGTCGAGAAGCTGCAGCTCACCTTTATTCTGGTGGTGATTGCGCTGTCTGTGCTGGTGACAATCGTGCATTGGCAGACCCGCCGCTCCTTCGTGAGCCCTGCCTCTCGGTTGTTATCGCACCTCGAGCGCTGCTCACAGGAGCCTCGTAAGCCGCCTGAGAGAATTACCCAGGGTTGGGAGCCTTGGTTCCAGCTAGTGAGCCGAATCTTTGAAGAAAATAAGCAATATACCCACCATCTGGCAGAACAAAATAAACGCCTCGATAAGTTGGTGGCACGCCGTACCGAACGTTTGAAAGATGCAACCGAGCGCCGTGAACGGGAATATGCACTGTTACGCTCATTGCTCGACTCTATTCCAGAGGCGATTGTTTTCAAAGATAAAGAAGGTAATTACCTCGGTTGTAACAAGGCCGCTGAGCGAATGCTTGGCTATACCGAAAGCGAGATGATTGGCCTCTCCTCAGAGGACTTAACCTCACCTGAAATGGGGCTTAGGATCCGTGCCGAAGATGAGCAAATATTAAAGGATCGCACTCCGCTGAGATATCAGGAGAAAGTCGAACTGGCGGGTAAACCAGTGCTGCTCGATACCTTAAAGTTGCCTTTCTATAATCGCCGTGGTGAGCTGCAGGGCTTGATTGCCGTGTGGCGTGACGTAACCCGCGAGTACGAGTCCGCCGAGCAGCTGCGTTTGTCGGAGGAGCGTTATCATCTGGCGATGGATGCGGTAGAAGACGGTCTGTGGGATTGGTATTTAGATTCAGAGCAGATCATTTGTAACCCGTCCTACTATTCGATGCTGGGTTATAAAACCAATGAATTCCCTGCGTTATTGTCGACCATCGATGAGTTAACTCACCCCGACGATCGTATTCGGGTGATTGAATATCGCCAGCAATATTTGCAAAACCCGGTCGATGCCTATGAGATTGAATTTAGGATGATGGCTAAAAATGGCAATTATCACTGGATGCTGTCGCGTGGCCGAGTGGTGGAATTTACCGCCGATGGCCAACCTAAACGTATGGTGGGTACCCATAAAGACATTACTCGCCATAAGAGCAACGAAGTGGCGCTGCTTGAGGCTAAGCAGGACGCCGAATTAGCAAACCTCTATAAGAGTGAATTCTTGGCGAACATGAGCCACGAAATTCGTACGCCAATGAATGCCATTATCGGCATGTTGCAGCTTGCACAGCGCACATCTTTGACGGCTCAGCAAAAGGATTACCTCGAAAAGGCGGGCTTCTCGGCGCAGTCACTGCTTAGGATTATCAACGACATTCTCGATTTCTCTAAAATTGAGGCCGGTAAGCTCGAACTTGAGCGAGTGCCATTCCCGCTGGATAAAGTACTTGATCATGCCCTCGATCTTAACGCCCTCAAGGCGCAGGAGCAGGGAGTTGAGCTGCTCCTGTATGCGCCCGTGACCGCAGGGTTAATTCTGAAGGGCGATCCACTGCGTTTAGGTCAAGTGCTGATTAACTTACTGTCCAATGCAGTGAAATTTACCCAGTCGGGTGAGATTGAATTAGGCTGCGAAGACGTAGGTGAGAGAGATCATCGTATTACCCTGAAATTCTGGGTGCGTGATACGGGTATCGGTATCGGTAAGGATCAGCAGGAAAAACTGTTCGATGCCTTCGCGCAGGCTGACGGCTCGACGACGCGTAAGTATGGTGGCACCGGCTTAGGTTTATCTATTAGTAAGCATCTTGTCTCTATGATGGGTGGCAAGATGCAAGTGCAGAGTGAGCTGGGCGTTGGCAGTACCTTCAGTTTTACTATTAGTTTCGAAATTGCCGAAGAAGCTAAAATTGAACCTCTTGTAGTACCTGAGCGGCTTAATAATCTGCGCACGTTAGTGGTGGATGATAACCCGAGCGCACTGCAAATTTACTCCTCGGTGATGCGTGACTTCCACTTTGAGGTGGATACGGCCGCAAGCGGCGCCGAAGCCCTTTATAAGCTGTTGAATACGCCAATTGACTTAATATTGCTCGACTGGATGATGCCAGAAATGGATGGCAGTGATGTCATAACCGCTATCGATACTATGGTGAACGATGGCCGCATCACTAAGCGTCCAGTGATCATCATGATGACTGCCTATGCCGCTGAGCCGCTGCATCAGGATATCGACAATGCCAATGTGTTTGCTGTGCTACAAAAACCCTTTAAAGCCTCGAGCTTATTCGATGAAATCATCGCGGCTTTTGCCGATGAACCAAGGCTCAATGTAGTGCAACCAATGGATGAAATTGAAGTTGAGGAGGGAGAACACAAGGGACTAGTGCTGTTGGTGGAGGATAACTTTATCAACCAGCAGGTGGCGACCGAGCTGCTTAAGAGTGCGGGTTATGAGGTGGTGGTTGCTGGGAATGGCCAAATCGCCCTCGATACTATCGACTCACGCCCATTCGATGCGGTATTAATGGATATCCAAATGCCAGTAATGGATGGACTCACGGCGGCAAAAGCCCTGCGTGAACGCTATAGTGCAGATGTATTGCCGATTATCGCCATGACTGCCCATGCGATGTCGGGCGACAGGGAAAAGAGTTTAGCGGCGGGGATGAATGCCCACATCACTAAACCCATAGTGCTGACCGAGTTATTTGAAACCTTAAGCCACTGGATTAAACATAAAAATCAACATAGTTAATGAGTTGCTTGGTGCCAATGATGGCCCTTGGTTGTCAGTTTGACAGCGACATCAGGAGGAAAGATGAAACCCAATAGCCTTGCTTTAGCGATTGTTCTTTTAGGAATGCCTACCATTGGGCTTGCGGCCAGTGAACCAAGCGCCAAGGCAGTGAAGCAAAGCCAAGCTGCAAAGGGGTTTTTTAATCTTTACTACGAGTCCGCGTCCGGCGAATTATTCCTTGAGGTAAGTCGCCTCAATCAACCTTTTCTGTTGGTCACCAGTCTGCCTGAGGGCGTGGGCTCTAACGATATAGGCCTCGATAGGGGGCAATTGGGGCAGACCCGTATGGTGCAGTTTGAGCGCCAAGGCCCCTTCATTCAGCTTAAGCAGCTCAATACCCAATATCGCGCCGAGACCCAACATGTTGCCGAAAAACGTGCAGTCGATGAAGCCTTTGCCGATTCGGTGCTGTGGCAGGGCAAATTGCTCGATGGCAGCAACGATCTGGTGGCGATAAACGATCTGGTATTAAACGATCTCCACGGCGTGAGCTCTGTACTGCAGCACACTGGGCAGGGGAGTTATCGAGTCGATTCGAGTCGCTCAGTGGTGTTACCTAAGGGCGTTAAATCCTTCCCTAAAAATGCCGATGTGGATGTGCAGTTAACCTTTAAGGGCGATACTGCGGGTGAGCAAGTTGCTCAAGTGACACCCGATGGCACCTTAATGACAGTCAGAATGCGTTACTCCTTCATCGAATTACCGGAGGAGGGTTATCAGCCGCGCGCCTATCATCCAATGAGCGGTTATCTGTCTGACGAGTACCGCGATTACGCTACGGCAATCGACCAACCGTTGGTGCAGCGTTTTATTCTGCGCCACCGCCTGCAGAAGGTGAATCCCGGTGCAGCGCCAAGCGAAGTGGTTAAACCTATTACCTATTATGTAGACCCGGGTGCGCCAGAGCCGATTCGCTCCGCACTGCTTGAAGGCGCTCGCTGGTGGGAGAGCGCCTTTACTCAAGCAGGCTTTATCAACGGTTTTAAGGTTGAGCTTTTGCCGCTCGACGCTGACCCTCAAGATATTCGCTACAACATGATCCAGTGGGTGCATAGGGCGACCCGTGGCTGGTCATACGGTGCGGCACTAACTGATCCACGCAGCGGTGAAATCATCAAAGGGCAAGTGACCCTAGGAAGCCTTAGAGTACGTCAGGATTATCTGATTGCTAAGGGGTTAACCGCGGGCTGGTCTGATAGAGTCGCAGCCGAAAAAGCGGCAAACGACTTAGCACTGGCGCGGATCCGGCAGTTAGCGGCCCATGAAGTAGGACACACCCTAGGGCTCGATCATAACTTTGCCGCATCGACTAACAGCGATGCTTCCGTGATGGATTATCCCCACCCTAAAATTCAGCTTAATGGAAACGACATCGATATTTCAGCCCCTTACACTACGGGAGTCGGTGCTTGGGATAACTTTACGATTGCCTATGGCTATAGCGATGAAGGCGATCCCAAGGCGCAGCAGGCGCTACAATCTCAATTGCTAGCCGATGTGGCAAAAAAGGGACTGCGCTATATAGGCGAGGCCGATTCAAGGCAGAAGGACGGCAGTCAGGCCTATGCGAGTCTGTGGGATACGGGAAGCGATCCCATCGCCCAGCTTGGGATCTTAGATGGTATTCGCACTAAGGCGATTGAAGGTTTTTCCAGTTCGGCGCTGCTTGATGGTGAGCCCTTAGGTGAACTTGCCGATGCCCTTGTGCCTATCTATTTGCTAACGCGATACCAGATAGATGCGGTCGCTAAGTTTATCGGCGGCACTGACTATAGCTACCTATCGTTTGGTGAAGGCAGCCACTGGAGCTATGTGGCGCCGCAGTTACAGTCATCAGGTCTCGACGCTTTGCTTAAGACCTTGGACGCGGCGAGTCTTACACTGCCGCAACCATTACTGGACAGTCTAGTGCCAAAGTCGGGTAACTATCAGCCAACAAGGGAATCCTTCCAGTCTGGTTTAGGGGTGATAAACGATCCGTTGGGGATGGCCGAAGTCTTTAGCCGCCACACCGTTAGCCTGATGCTGATGCCAAAACGCCTTAATCGCGTTAGCCAAGCTGCCATGGCCGACAATGAGCAGTTATCGGTCGAGTTACTGTTAAATAAACTCTTTGCGGCGACGCTATTCCAAGAGGATAAGTTGGGGTTGGTTGAAGGCGTGTGGATGAGAGTGAACGCTGTGGTTATCGACGAGGTGCTTGCGACTTACCATAACTCTGATACTGCTCCCGAAGTGAAAGCGGCGCTGCTTGACCGAGTGCATTTTGCGATTAAGCAGCTTAAAGCGAAGGCGAATCGCGCCAATGCTAAACGTGCCGCCCACTACACTTGGTTGCAACAGGGTTTAGCCGCAGGCATTGAAGATGAAAAGATTAAGTTGATTGCCAACCCCTTAAGTTTGCCGCCGGGTTCACCGATTTAATTGGCTCGTCAATCCTAATTGGCGCTTCCCTATGCATTGGTTAAGCGCCAATTATTATGTGCCTATGCTTAAGTGCTTATTGCTAAGCACTTATTTCCTTTGGATTCTTAGGATAGAAATACTCGGGTTTACGCTCAATATGGCTAAATTGGCGAGTATTTTTATAGGGCAGTTTCATAAAGCCCGATACCCCATGGCCTTGGATTTTACCCACATGGTGCAGTATTCGGTCGAGGCTGGCCCTAAAGGCCGCCTGTTTGCGTGGGTTGAGCAGTTTTAGGTAGCTGTGGATTTTTAAGTGATCGGGCAGTGCCTCGAAAATGATGCAGCCCGTATGGTGAATTTGGTTGATACGCGCCAGTTCATCCATGATTTCAATTGGCAGTTCGAGGTTCTCGTCGGGATCTTTACCGTCCTCGAAGTAGGAGTGTAGGCGGGATTGATCCTCAAGCGTTGGCACATCCCCGACCTCGAAGGGCAGTTGTAAATCGGCGCTGGCGGTAAAGGGCGTTTGGGCGTTTTCACGTTCGATATGTAAGGTGTCTTTAGCGTTAAAGAAGCAAGCCTTAAATACCCCAATCCGCTTAATCCCCCGCGCCAGCGTCACCATATTATTAACCGCGATGATCAGTGCGCTCTTTTGGCTAGCATCGTAAATTGCCAGATTCGAGTCGATAAAGACGCCGGTTTCCTGCCAGTGAATGGCTAACCCACCCACAATAGGATATTGACCGAGGCGCCCGACGGCGGCAATAAAGCCCTTCTCAGTATCCCCCATGCCCGCGAGGAAGTTCCGGTAGTATTTTTCGAGCTGGATATCGTCCATTTTAGCTATCGGCTCTTGAACGTTATGCTCCTTTAAGAAGGACTTACGAGAGCTGTAGCTCACGGTTTCGACGTCCTTTTCACGGGATTGCACCCAAACGGGAATTTCGCCTTGCAGTTCGGCTTTGGCGATTTCAGGTAAATGCAGTCTATGGCTGTGGCGCATGCTTTTTAGGAAGTAATCTCCCGCTTTATTACGGGTATCGGCATCGCTGCTTAACATGCCCTCAAGGGTGCGGGCGAGTTCGATGGGCAGACCGATGCTGGTGGGGGGGATTACTTGAGAGCCAAATCGGCTCGCTTGACCTGAGGCGAGCACATATAGGGTCGCCGCGACGCCCTGTTCGTCAAACCGAGGGCTTGAAAGCGCGCCGCTAAGTTGCTCTTCGCCAATAAAATACACGTCGCCCATGCGAGCGTTGGTGTGCTGCTGATCGCTCGACATTAATGTCATCACGTTGTCTTCGACGGGCTTGTTATGCTCATTGCGCTGGGCAAAGACCGCCGAGCCCCAATCAATTAAGGATAAGTGATTAGTTTCAATATCATAGACTAAGTTGGAGGGTTTGATATCACCGTGGACGAGTGGTTTACCGGTGCGAAGGTAATAGAGAATATCCGCTAATTGGCGGGCGATACTCATCACCATGGCCGTTGGCAGGGCGCCTAAACGGCGACAGAGCTGTTCAAGATCTTCCCCCTTGGCGCGCTCCATTACAAGAATGCCCTGTTTGCCGATGCGCTCGAACTTAATTCCTGCGGGAATATTGGGGTGTTTTAAAAGTGATAGAATAAAGGCTTCTTCTTCGAGCCTGTCCTGCACATGCTGGGGAAGGGTGATCCGCGAAAATTTAAAAACATGGGCCTCGTCGGCTTGGTTAATTCCTGCAAACACAAACCCATAGGCTCCCTTTCCAATAAACTCGATATCACGATAACCCAGCTTACTGAGCTGTTGTTTACACAAACGCACCCAAGCTCTGTGTTTACGGGCATCGTTGGCTTTGAGCAGATAAATGGATTGCTCTTCGGAAATATAGAAGTGTTGTAGCTGGGGTGTTTGCACTGTGACGCTCCTTGTTTTGTCTATTTAAACAATAAGCGGTGCCGATAAGCAACTTAGATGGAGTGGGATTAGCTTACTTCGAGGAATAAGCATCAACTGACGGCTCACCTATCCCATCATTTCGTCTCTGACTTTGATTTATATCAAGTTAAAACAGATAGAGTCTAGGTAATCTTAAGTGTAATTCGGAGGGGATTTTCGGCAGTTCTTAATCCCAATTTAACGTGGACGTTAAGGAGGGCTTATGCCCACCAATAAAGCTTTACTCATTGAATTATTGGAATTTCCGCGTAAGCGAATCCTACAATCGATGGACGTACGCCATTGCCCACATGCGGTATTTTATAACCAAAATGATGAACAGTGTTTAACCTGCCATCAGGGCATGGAATGCATCTGGATCAACCACAATGACGAATTAGTCGCTGTGGAGCAAAAGTCAGTGGCGGAACTTAAGCAGCAGCTGTTGATAGCGGTGGATTTTATCGATTCATCCCTGACACCACATCATTTGTCCCGCCGTCAGTGTCAATGTGAAAATTGTCTATGGCTTCGAAAAGTACAGCAAGCGTTGTCGCAGTAGTTTGTTAGATATGCACTGCATTTGTGCGCTTTGACTTGGCATGACCTGCACGGTCAGCAAGTCTTTACATTTTCCGCGGTGAGTATACTCGCATGAGCTTTGCATCCCTTAATTAATCCCATTAGAGTAAGGCTATTTTTAGTCATATGAGATAGTCCTATGGAACCGGGTTTTTGGCACGAGAAGTGGCAGCAGCAACAGATTGGTTTTCATCAACAAAATATTAATCCTTTCCTCATTAAGTTTTGGTCCCAATTAGCCTTAGCAGCAGATACTCAGGTTTTTGTTCCCCTGTGCGGTAAGTCTTTGGATATGTGCTTTTTAGCCGAACAGGGTCATCAAGTCATTGGCTGCGAGTTAAATGAACTCGCAGTGCAGCAGTTTTTCAGCGATAACCAATTACCCGTGCAGCAGTCGAAATTGGGGGAGCATGGGCTCTATCAAACCGAGCAGATTAGCCTTTACCAAGGTGATATTTTTACGCTGCCCATCGAGACAACCAAAGATGTTCATGCTTTCTATGACAGAGCGGCATTAATCGCTTGGCCCGAAACGATGCGAGCCAAGTACGCCAAACAATTAGCCAAGCTTTTGCCTCAGGGGAGCGTAGGGTTATTAGTGACGTTAGATTACCCGCTACAAGCCTTGAGCGGTCCCCCGTTTGCCGTATCGCCAACTTGGGTGGAGCAGCATCTGAGTGACGATTTTGAGATCCAACTTCTTGAGAGCCAAGATGTACTGGCCGACAATCCGCGTTTCGTGAATAAGGCCGTGCCTTGGTTAAACGAGGCCGCTTATTTGTTGAAGCGTAAATAGCAAAAAGGACTTAAGTCGGTCACATATATCATCGACAGTGCGTTTTTTATCGGCGCACTGTTTGATGCAGAGAGTAAGAATGGGGGATTTTGTGGGGCGTTAAGCTGAGTCGATGTTAATGGGCAAGGTATGTTTTAGCGACTTAACGCCTACGCCACTTCATAGTAGTTGGGTTCGAGTTCCAATTGATTTTGGATAATCTGTACTGCCATTCGCGCACATTTACCGCATTGATCGGCTACGCCTAAACGCTTTTTCACATCCGCAAGGCTAGTATCGCCCTGACTAACGGCGTTTTTAATCTGCGTATCTGTAATGGCATGACAGAGACAAACGTACATTTTTTAGACTCCAAAAATGAATTGGGCTAATTCTAAATGAAAACGCTTATCAAATGCAATATTGCTGCGCTATTTTGATTTCTGATTATTTATTCTGCTAGCAAGAGCACATTTTCTGAGGATGGTAGGTTTAACTAGCCATCAAAATGACCAGTAAAAGAGGCGATTCATTAGGGATTTTCAGGGATGTGAGTCATCACTTACATCCCTGTTCACGACATTTAAATGTGCCAGTTAATAGCCATTTTCAAAATTAATCTGATACTTAAGCGGCTCTGCCTCACTGAAACGGAGATAGTTTTCACTGAAAATCTCGACTATTTGTGCGGGTAAACTCGGCGCCGAAATATGCGGGGTGATAATCGCGTTGCTGCGCGTCCAAATCGGGTGACTCTCATCGAGCGGTTCCTGTGGGAACACATCTAAAATCGCTCGCTGCTGAGGTTTATCAATAAGTTGTTGATTAAGTGCATCTAGGTCGATGGCATCGCCTCGACCGACATTCACTAAAATGGCGTCTTGCTTTAGTGCCGCTAATCTTTGAGCGTTTAATAGGGCGCGAGTTTCGGGAGTGCTGGGTAATAAGTTTGTCACTACATCGGCCTGAGATAGGGCAGTATTTAACTCACTGATGGATAGAATGTAATCGAACCCTTGGTGTTGATTGCCACTGCGGTTAATCCCTGTTACCTGCATCCCAAAATGCTTGGCGGTTTTTGCGATATGCTGCGCGATAGAGCCTGTACCTAATAGCAGTAGCTTCATGCCCTGTAGCGTCGACAGACGTTTTGCTGGTTCTGATTGCCAAGCTTTTTGCAGTTGCTGCTGCTTATAAAAGTCGTGGCCGCGAACGTGGGCGAGGAGATAACCAAACAGATACTCACTCATCAAAGGACCAAAGATGTCCTTAATATTGGTCAGTTGGTAATCCTTTCTCCCCCTCGGGCTGATTAAGCCCTCAATGCCGGCAAAAGTAGATTGTAACCACTGCAAATTATGGGCATGGGGCAGAAGAGGTGCAGCCATTTTGGGTTCGGCGAGCCAGATATTGGCCAGACTGATATTGGCTGGATGGTCATCGAGCAGCTCAAGCCCCGGCAGTTGCTGGTCTTCAATTAATTGGCGATAGGCGTCATTAGAACGGGTGAGTAAGAGTAACTTGTGCCCCATGGCGTCTCCCTTTATGCTTAGTTATTGTTATTATTCAATATGCTGTTTTAGCTAATCCCTGAGTTCAGCAGTATTTTAAGGTTGAGTCTTTATGTTTGAACAGTTAGTCGCGATTATTGGTCACCTTGGCAATATGCTTCGTCCTTGGGCTTTTGATATCGCCACCGCGATGGTGGTCTGTTTGATTTTAGTGTTTTCCGCTGATGTGAATCGCTTCATTAAGCGCCAATTAACCGGTCATTCGTTTTTCCTGCGTACTTTAGTATTTATTCTGATTAATGCCTTTGGTTATGGTCTGCTGATCGTTAAGACTACCCCATGGGTCGCAAGGCACATTGTCGCTATGCCATCCCATTGGATGTTCCTACTAATAGTGTCGATGTTTATCTTTATCGGCTATTGGGCACAGCGTAATAGCCAAGCCTAACTCGGCTTATTCAAAATATCCCGTATAGTCCGTTGCAGGTGCATTGGATGTTATTGCAAGGAGTGCCTGTACGGATTTATCGGGAAAATTGCTAAACACCCCATCAACGCCCATTTGTTTTAGGGCGTAAATATCATCTTCATTATCAACAGTATAGACAAAAACTTTGGCGCCTCGCTGATGGGCGTCATTCACTAGTGCTTGGTTGATAAAGCTAATGTCTAAGTTGATTGAGTAGGCATTAAGTTCACTCACAACCGCTGCGCCATCAAGGGGAATACTCGCGAGCAATGGTGCCACTAAGGCATTTGGCAGTGCTTGCTTGACCTCACGCAGGTAGGGATGGTTGAAGGAAGATATCAGCAGCTGCTCGCTGGTAAAGCGAAGTTCGTTTATCGCCTTTGGATAAAGTGTTAGCAGCGGCTCAACCGTGTTAATGCCCTTAAGCTCAATATTGACGATGCAGCGACCTGCAATCAATTCGAGCACCTGCCAAAGGGTCGGAATCGCATGGCCTTTCACATGAATACTCGAAAGATATTCGCGGTTAACTAAGTGAATAAGCCCCTGACCAGAGCTCTTACTGTCGAGTCGACGGTCGTGGAATACCACTAATTCGCCCTCAACATTGTGTACGTCGAGCTCAATCGCTTTA
This genomic window contains:
- a CDS encoding response regulator, encoding MKSSEPDLQLKSPIQKNYNRAVFYTYIGVIVMSLLTAWVFFDRQKNQQMDQREEQVERHVLQIDLLLESSIRAVKSLRDVAVDHLRLGELVRKDRLPQYGKFNASGQYFTLEPSYAQGGKPFTNMGRITGAGSLEGRSDKFYQELEMLFELSLSFPVAKEAAPKASAIYYLSRQRMMSYFPWSDSDERFRDELLNKKQFQYATPAMNPQRSVFWSEAYVDSTGKGLLTTLGVPVYLGDEFMGSINLDMTLASLAKQIRVYFKMPGTVILLDQQNNILSHSDFDGSDINRVYHISQRIPSELHSLPESELFDAHEGIIRNGYYIHSVALHNAPWRLLYLQNEDDLFQDSVEKLQLTFILVVIALSVLVTIVHWQTRRSFVSPASRLLSHLERCSQEPRKPPERITQGWEPWFQLVSRIFEENKQYTHHLAEQNKRLDKLVARRTERLKDATERREREYALLRSLLDSIPEAIVFKDKEGNYLGCNKAAERMLGYTESEMIGLSSEDLTSPEMGLRIRAEDEQILKDRTPLRYQEKVELAGKPVLLDTLKLPFYNRRGELQGLIAVWRDVTREYESAEQLRLSEERYHLAMDAVEDGLWDWYLDSEQIICNPSYYSMLGYKTNEFPALLSTIDELTHPDDRIRVIEYRQQYLQNPVDAYEIEFRMMAKNGNYHWMLSRGRVVEFTADGQPKRMVGTHKDITRHKSNEVALLEAKQDAELANLYKSEFLANMSHEIRTPMNAIIGMLQLAQRTSLTAQQKDYLEKAGFSAQSLLRIINDILDFSKIEAGKLELERVPFPLDKVLDHALDLNALKAQEQGVELLLYAPVTAGLILKGDPLRLGQVLINLLSNAVKFTQSGEIELGCEDVGERDHRITLKFWVRDTGIGIGKDQQEKLFDAFAQADGSTTRKYGGTGLGLSISKHLVSMMGGKMQVQSELGVGSTFSFTISFEIAEEAKIEPLVVPERLNNLRTLVVDDNPSALQIYSSVMRDFHFEVDTAASGAEALYKLLNTPIDLILLDWMMPEMDGSDVITAIDTMVNDGRITKRPVIIMMTAYAAEPLHQDIDNANVFAVLQKPFKASSLFDEIIAAFADEPRLNVVQPMDEIEVEEGEHKGLVLLVEDNFINQQVATELLKSAGYEVVVAGNGQIALDTIDSRPFDAVLMDIQMPVMDGLTAAKALRERYSADVLPIIAMTAHAMSGDREKSLAAGMNAHITKPIVLTELFETLSHWIKHKNQHS
- a CDS encoding DUF3392 domain-containing protein, whose translation is MFEQLVAIIGHLGNMLRPWAFDIATAMVVCLILVFSADVNRFIKRQLTGHSFFLRTLVFILINAFGYGLLIVKTTPWVARHIVAMPSHWMFLLIVSMFIFIGYWAQRNSQA
- a CDS encoding D-2-hydroxyacid dehydrogenase produces the protein MGHKLLLLTRSNDAYRQLIEDQQLPGLELLDDHPANISLANIWLAEPKMAAPLLPHAHNLQWLQSTFAGIEGLISPRGRKDYQLTNIKDIFGPLMSEYLFGYLLAHVRGHDFYKQQQLQKAWQSEPAKRLSTLQGMKLLLLGTGSIAQHIAKTAKHFGMQVTGINRSGNQHQGFDYILSISELNTALSQADVVTNLLPSTPETRALLNAQRLAALKQDAILVNVGRGDAIDLDALNQQLIDKPQQRAILDVFPQEPLDESHPIWTRSNAIITPHISAPSLPAQIVEIFSENYLRFSEAEPLKYQINFENGY
- a CDS encoding thiopurine S-methyltransferase → MEPGFWHEKWQQQQIGFHQQNINPFLIKFWSQLALAADTQVFVPLCGKSLDMCFLAEQGHQVIGCELNELAVQQFFSDNQLPVQQSKLGEHGLYQTEQISLYQGDIFTLPIETTKDVHAFYDRAALIAWPETMRAKYAKQLAKLLPQGSVGLLVTLDYPLQALSGPPFAVSPTWVEQHLSDDFEIQLLESQDVLADNPRFVNKAVPWLNEAAYLLKRK
- a CDS encoding bacterioferritin-associated ferredoxin; translated protein: MYVCLCHAITDTQIKNAVSQGDTSLADVKKRLGVADQCGKCARMAVQIIQNQLELEPNYYEVA
- a CDS encoding protein kinase domain-containing protein, whose product is MQTPQLQHFYISEEQSIYLLKANDARKHRAWVRLCKQQLSKLGYRDIEFIGKGAYGFVFAGINQADEAHVFKFSRITLPQHVQDRLEEEAFILSLLKHPNIPAGIKFERIGKQGILVMERAKGEDLEQLCRRLGALPTAMVMSIARQLADILYYLRTGKPLVHGDIKPSNLVYDIETNHLSLIDWGSAVFAQRNEHNKPVEDNVMTLMSSDQQHTNARMGDVYFIGEEQLSGALSSPRFDEQGVAATLYVLASGQASRFGSQVIPPTSIGLPIELARTLEGMLSSDADTRNKAGDYFLKSMRHSHRLHLPEIAKAELQGEIPVWVQSREKDVETVSYSSRKSFLKEHNVQEPIAKMDDIQLEKYYRNFLAGMGDTEKGFIAAVGRLGQYPIVGGLAIHWQETGVFIDSNLAIYDASQKSALIIAVNNMVTLARGIKRIGVFKACFFNAKDTLHIERENAQTPFTASADLQLPFEVGDVPTLEDQSRLHSYFEDGKDPDENLELPIEIMDELARINQIHHTGCIIFEALPDHLKIHSYLKLLNPRKQAAFRASLDRILHHVGKIQGHGVSGFMKLPYKNTRQFSHIERKPEYFYPKNPKEISA
- a CDS encoding zinc-dependent metalloprotease encodes the protein MKPNSLALAIVLLGMPTIGLAASEPSAKAVKQSQAAKGFFNLYYESASGELFLEVSRLNQPFLLVTSLPEGVGSNDIGLDRGQLGQTRMVQFERQGPFIQLKQLNTQYRAETQHVAEKRAVDEAFADSVLWQGKLLDGSNDLVAINDLVLNDLHGVSSVLQHTGQGSYRVDSSRSVVLPKGVKSFPKNADVDVQLTFKGDTAGEQVAQVTPDGTLMTVRMRYSFIELPEEGYQPRAYHPMSGYLSDEYRDYATAIDQPLVQRFILRHRLQKVNPGAAPSEVVKPITYYVDPGAPEPIRSALLEGARWWESAFTQAGFINGFKVELLPLDADPQDIRYNMIQWVHRATRGWSYGAALTDPRSGEIIKGQVTLGSLRVRQDYLIAKGLTAGWSDRVAAEKAANDLALARIRQLAAHEVGHTLGLDHNFAASTNSDASVMDYPHPKIQLNGNDIDISAPYTTGVGAWDNFTIAYGYSDEGDPKAQQALQSQLLADVAKKGLRYIGEADSRQKDGSQAYASLWDTGSDPIAQLGILDGIRTKAIEGFSSSALLDGEPLGELADALVPIYLLTRYQIDAVAKFIGGTDYSYLSFGEGSHWSYVAPQLQSSGLDALLKTLDAASLTLPQPLLDSLVPKSGNYQPTRESFQSGLGVINDPLGMAEVFSRHTVSLMLMPKRLNRVSQAAMADNEQLSVELLLNKLFAATLFQEDKLGLVEGVWMRVNAVVIDEVLATYHNSDTAPEVKAALLDRVHFAIKQLKAKANRANAKRAAHYTWLQQGLAAGIEDEKIKLIANPLSLPPGSPI